A single window of Oreochromis aureus strain Israel breed Guangdong linkage group 5, ZZ_aureus, whole genome shotgun sequence DNA harbors:
- the LOC120440298 gene encoding uncharacterized protein LOC120440298 encodes MNHYTSGVILYGERELIRRQSLSKVNFDNYRAILSFVNTGNVHWKFLYINADDSCLYLVDPSRNSLEQEESDRAAKRFREYFKMRKTYCNKTDWVNVRLRGGVLTHPFQQDGSSCGVMVIMMTKAVMEAFPNKPEMTFLMTKKEMAQARRTFAQTILEASVFDSDTNCAMCAAEKPPNPGPSITDWIQCDNCNCWFHSECLDMTNEQLSSAQKTEWKCVLCVT; translated from the exons ATGAACCACTACACGAgcggtgtgatcctctatggaGAGAGAGAACTAATCAGGAGACAAAGCTTGTCCAAG GTGAACTTTGACAACTACAGAGCCATTTTATCCTTTGTGAACACTGGAAATGTACACTGGAAGTTTCTG TACATAAATGCAGATGACAGCTGTCTGTATTTGGTCGATCCTTCAAGAAACTCTTTGGAGCAGGAAGAGTCTGACCGTGCAGCCAAAAGATTCCG tgaaTACTTCAAAATGAGAAAGACATATTGCAACAAAACAGACTGGGTGAATGTGAGACTTCGAGGAGGAGTACTGACACATCCATTTCAACAGGATGGTTCTAGCTGTGGAGTAATGGTCATCATG atGACCAAAGCAGTAATGGAAGCATTCCCAAATAAACCAGAAATGACATTTTTGATGACAAAAAAAGAGATGGCCCAGGCACGAAGGACATTTGCACAGACAATACTTGAGGCCTCAG taTTTGACAGTGACACCAACTGTGCCATGTGTGCAGCGGAGAAACCACCCAATCCAGGACCCTCCATCACTGACTGG ATTCAGTGTGATAACTGCAACTGCTGGTTCCATTCTGAATGCCTGGACATGACAAATGAACAGCTCAGCAGTGCTCAGAAGACAGAGTGGAAGTGTGTTCTTTGTGTAACCTAA